One Thermosphaera aggregans DNA segment encodes these proteins:
- a CDS encoding ABC transporter permease subunit: MGFSLGKSVLKIFATVMGFTVLFAMLYPVLFIVIQSITPEKGIILTSLTQVFEYGMTFENYLRAFQDPLFYNALINSAIISFLTILISVAVITPAAYSFSRFKFFGKDTLLYVYLILSQVGGGFGIIAVIALFMFLVILNSWGIPIFNMWVLPFIYASGAVPFQTWLIKTYFDNLPKELDEAAFIDGASWSQIVFKIVLPASRSAMVIITLFSFMGAWGEFFVANLLRIQTLGAYIFQTAIGPRGEQAPSLFAALALIYAIPVILVYIFAQKYIGEAYRMGAVKG, encoded by the coding sequence ATGGGCTTCAGCCTTGGTAAATCGGTTTTGAAAATCTTTGCGACAGTCATGGGGTTTACAGTACTGTTCGCTATGCTGTACCCTGTACTATTCATTGTAATACAGTCTATAACGCCTGAGAAAGGCATTATTCTGACAAGCCTAACCCAGGTTTTCGAGTACGGGATGACTTTTGAAAACTACCTGAGGGCTTTCCAGGACCCTCTCTTCTACAACGCGCTGATAAACAGCGCCATAATATCGTTCTTAACGATCCTGATATCCGTAGCCGTGATCACGCCTGCAGCCTACAGCTTCTCAAGGTTTAAATTCTTCGGGAAAGACACACTCCTATACGTCTACCTTATACTCAGCCAGGTTGGAGGAGGCTTCGGGATCATAGCTGTGATAGCCTTGTTCATGTTCCTAGTAATCCTCAACTCGTGGGGTATACCAATATTCAACATGTGGGTTCTACCATTCATATATGCCTCAGGAGCTGTGCCGTTTCAAACCTGGCTTATAAAAACATACTTCGACAACCTCCCCAAGGAGCTGGATGAGGCAGCCTTCATAGACGGCGCTAGCTGGAGTCAAATCGTCTTCAAAATCGTCCTGCCTGCTTCGAGAAGCGCCATGGTAATTATAACACTCTTCTCCTTCATGGGGGCCTGGGGCGAGTTCTTCGTGGCTAACCTTCTGAGAATACAGACTCTTGGAGCATATATTTTCCAGACAGCAATAGGTCCAAGAGGTGAGCAGGCCCCGTCGCTGTTCGCAGCCCTAGCCTTAATCTACGCTATACCCGTCATACTGGTCTACATATTCGCTCAGAAATACATTGGGGAAGCATACAGGATGGGAGCTGTCAAGGGTTAG
- a CDS encoding ABC transporter ATP-binding protein gives MARVRLEKVVKKYGKVVAVDRVDLDIRDGEFFSLLGPSGCGKTTTLRLIAGLEFPDEGFIYIDDRVVNDVHPKDRDIAMVFQNYALYPHMTVFENIAFPLESRRKALNLSKDEIKKRVLEIAKFLGIEELLDRYPSQLSGGQQQRVALARALVRKPKVWLLDEPLSNLDAKLRVLMRGELKRLQKQLGITTIYVTHDQVEAMGMADRIAVMNKGRVAQVGTPDELYSRPADTFVATFIGSPPMNLIQCTVVEKQPLEYVVPLELEGGVMGSGRVSTSIVLECREGLNIPLDPSLGSKLLGEGESEVYLGVRPEDTLVFKEARSGLGVLKTRVEVVEPLGSETILNIKMGEDLLKIRQPAGLAFQPGEEVYLEFNLRKALLFSRKSGRLLA, from the coding sequence TTGGCACGTGTAAGGCTTGAGAAGGTTGTTAAAAAATACGGCAAGGTAGTAGCGGTTGACCGCGTAGACCTCGACATTAGGGATGGGGAATTCTTCTCCCTCCTAGGCCCCTCGGGCTGCGGGAAAACCACGACCCTGAGGCTTATAGCAGGCTTAGAATTCCCTGACGAGGGGTTCATCTACATTGACGACAGGGTTGTCAACGATGTCCATCCCAAGGACAGGGATATAGCAATGGTTTTCCAAAACTACGCTCTCTACCCTCACATGACGGTTTTCGAGAACATAGCCTTCCCGCTTGAATCGCGCAGGAAAGCACTCAACCTGTCGAAGGATGAGATTAAAAAGAGAGTGTTGGAAATCGCTAAATTCCTGGGTATTGAGGAGTTGCTTGACAGGTATCCCTCCCAGCTGAGCGGGGGTCAGCAGCAAAGGGTTGCACTGGCAAGAGCCCTTGTGAGGAAGCCGAAGGTTTGGCTGCTTGACGAGCCCTTGAGCAACCTGGACGCTAAGCTTAGGGTGCTGATGAGGGGTGAGCTGAAGAGGCTTCAAAAGCAGCTCGGGATAACCACGATATACGTGACTCATGACCAGGTTGAGGCTATGGGGATGGCTGACAGGATAGCGGTAATGAACAAGGGGAGGGTTGCCCAGGTTGGAACACCGGATGAGCTATACTCCAGGCCCGCGGACACTTTCGTCGCAACCTTCATAGGCTCCCCGCCCATGAACCTTATCCAGTGCACTGTTGTTGAGAAGCAGCCTCTAGAGTATGTTGTCCCCCTTGAGCTCGAGGGTGGAGTCATGGGGAGCGGCAGGGTTTCCACAAGCATTGTCCTAGAGTGCAGGGAAGGGTTGAACATCCCGCTCGACCCCTCCCTTGGATCCAAGCTTCTCGGCGAGGGAGAGTCCGAGGTCTACCTGGGTGTGAGGCCGGAGGATACGCTGGTTTTCAAGGAGGCTAGGAGCGGCCTCGGTGTTTTGAAAACAAGGGTTGAGGTTGTTGAGCCGCTGGGTTCTGAAACCATATTGAACATTAAGATGGGCGAGGACTTGTTGAAGATTAGGCAACCAGCAGGCCTGGCCTTCCAGCCTGGAGAGGAGGTTTACCTGGAGTTTAACCTGAGGAAGGCGTTACTGTTCAGCAGGAAGAGCGGCAGGCTCCTGGCTTAA
- a CDS encoding glucodextranase DOMON-like domain-containing protein, with translation MYRGLVSILLLTMLLFSLALIPPRAESAEQKIYLALVWHYHQPWYYSVDESYFTLPWVRMHSVGNYYKMAYILSKYPDVKATFTFSGSLLEMLVDYVENGKMDIRQIISWKIVNGTVNKTEVFSMLRTPGGFFDINWNRIVNVIPRFSQLRSLAQSAFSTCSATAVTEQELVDCVVNQFTGGNLTGQNVVDLAVLFNLFWIDPSVAEEQYPDIYQLMNRAKQYSSPGFTVGDLQRILEVHEDMMSRITQIYRNLSSTGQAELIPVPYSHPLAPIVVDFDWSEDIEVHVNVSIELFKRHFNYTPVGAWPAEQAVNSYVVEAFRKAGITWTITDESILAKTGVSTSDINNLGVPWYIDFPSGRIYVFFRNTELSNLLSFQYSNWNHVDAVNDFVNKVLSFRNQATGPRLVVVALDGENPWENYENFGDLFLNTLYQRITELQGQGVLETVTPREFIERFPGTAKQLPLQNYQYLDLAGKDISNIPPVGYGDDYGNLPRKTVQVRLPEGSWSGGELTTWIGDRQENVAWMWLARARSSILERLGLGSFKQLYEQRPDIAKYLLKAEASDWWWWYGGDGGGSPETFDPIFKAYLKAAYELAGLTVPDYLNVKAYPDGRPIGSLNTNIPSPVSTPVTVDGVFESLWWNSISSGAGLNITVGSTYVRNALILFDPGKLYIGFNVSATGIDLGKLAVAVYFTSSNTSLSPLNPGYNVYPRHTPVDLGMYLVREVLIYPANSTVKVNAANGNGSWISVGNGVGAGSTSFEAAVPWNLLGIPRGEYTYLVVAVYYDNALVEWSSRLGLTHQLQVPIEAVTGTIVFEMDDPVGDDDGAGGYTYPSNPVFAPGVFDLVKFQVTDAGDKVVFTIAFRNLGGNPWGGPNGWSMQQVHIYVHTTMSGGKTDTYGLNVKIAEEHAWHMALIVAPGWGSDPVPIGEKTGIYYYDKELPTAQGGDFKVYADTGNNRIIVEIPKSMLYDAGNIDKWIYTVAVTSHDGYSPSKIRAFQIGGGEWVVGVPSDYALAVLNNVLPYVLDLLAETKEDQYSMLRSYSVEAKTLATVRGVGAVVQPTETTTTTTTTETETTTTTETTTPTTTTTAPTTTITSPATTTEPTTPAQPFDYTLIIIVVVVLIVVGLTAFLFMRRRP, from the coding sequence ATGTATAGGGGATTAGTCTCTATTCTACTACTAACCATGTTACTATTCAGCCTAGCGTTAATTCCTCCGAGGGCGGAGTCTGCTGAGCAGAAGATATATCTAGCGCTTGTATGGCATTATCATCAGCCATGGTATTACAGCGTGGACGAGTCCTACTTCACCCTTCCATGGGTTAGGATGCACAGTGTTGGAAACTACTACAAGATGGCCTACATCCTCAGCAAGTACCCGGATGTGAAGGCAACGTTCACGTTCTCAGGCTCACTGTTAGAGATGCTTGTCGACTATGTTGAGAACGGCAAGATGGATATTAGGCAGATCATATCGTGGAAGATTGTCAACGGTACTGTGAACAAGACTGAAGTATTCTCCATGCTGAGAACCCCGGGCGGGTTCTTCGACATAAACTGGAACAGGATTGTCAACGTTATCCCGAGATTCAGCCAGCTCAGGAGCCTTGCCCAGTCAGCCTTCTCAACATGCTCGGCTACAGCGGTGACTGAGCAGGAGCTTGTGGACTGTGTCGTGAACCAGTTCACAGGCGGAAACCTGACTGGTCAGAACGTGGTTGACCTTGCAGTATTGTTCAACCTGTTCTGGATCGATCCTAGTGTTGCAGAGGAGCAGTACCCTGACATCTACCAGTTAATGAACCGTGCAAAACAGTATAGCTCACCAGGGTTTACCGTTGGCGACTTGCAGAGGATTCTCGAGGTTCACGAGGACATGATGTCCAGGATAACCCAGATCTACCGCAACCTCTCCTCAACGGGTCAGGCCGAGCTGATACCTGTACCGTACAGCCACCCGCTAGCACCCATTGTTGTAGACTTCGACTGGTCGGAGGATATTGAAGTACACGTTAACGTTAGCATAGAGCTGTTTAAGAGGCATTTCAACTACACGCCGGTTGGGGCGTGGCCTGCGGAGCAAGCCGTGAACTCCTACGTTGTCGAGGCTTTCAGGAAAGCCGGTATCACATGGACTATCACGGATGAGTCAATACTGGCTAAGACCGGCGTATCAACGAGCGATATAAACAACCTGGGCGTTCCATGGTACATAGACTTCCCATCCGGCAGGATATACGTCTTCTTCAGGAACACGGAGCTGAGCAATCTCTTAAGCTTCCAGTACAGCAACTGGAACCATGTGGACGCGGTTAACGATTTCGTCAACAAGGTCCTGTCATTCAGGAACCAGGCCACGGGGCCGAGGCTCGTGGTGGTAGCGCTCGACGGTGAGAACCCCTGGGAGAACTATGAGAATTTTGGAGACCTGTTCCTGAACACGCTCTACCAGAGGATCACAGAGCTCCAGGGGCAGGGAGTGCTGGAGACTGTTACCCCACGCGAGTTTATAGAGAGATTCCCAGGTACGGCTAAGCAGCTCCCGCTTCAGAACTACCAGTACCTGGACCTCGCCGGTAAGGATATTTCAAACATCCCTCCAGTCGGCTACGGCGATGATTACGGGAACCTCCCAAGGAAGACTGTGCAGGTAAGGCTGCCAGAGGGCTCGTGGTCGGGCGGAGAGCTAACCACTTGGATTGGTGACAGGCAGGAGAACGTGGCTTGGATGTGGCTTGCAAGGGCTAGGAGTAGCATACTGGAGAGGCTGGGATTAGGGAGCTTTAAGCAACTGTATGAGCAGAGGCCTGATATCGCGAAATACTTGTTGAAAGCAGAGGCAAGCGACTGGTGGTGGTGGTACGGTGGGGATGGGGGAGGCTCCCCTGAGACCTTCGACCCGATTTTCAAAGCATACTTGAAAGCAGCGTACGAGCTCGCCGGCCTCACCGTCCCGGACTATCTTAACGTTAAAGCATACCCTGACGGCAGGCCAATAGGCTCGTTGAACACTAATATTCCAAGCCCCGTCAGCACCCCGGTCACTGTTGACGGCGTGTTCGAAAGCCTGTGGTGGAACAGCATATCCAGCGGCGCAGGCTTAAACATTACAGTAGGTTCCACCTATGTTAGGAATGCTCTAATACTGTTCGACCCTGGCAAGCTCTACATAGGCTTCAATGTTTCGGCAACAGGGATAGACCTCGGCAAGCTGGCGGTAGCCGTGTACTTCACATCCTCGAACACATCCCTGTCACCGTTAAACCCCGGCTACAACGTCTACCCGAGGCATACCCCTGTCGACCTGGGAATGTACCTGGTGAGGGAGGTTTTAATCTACCCGGCTAACTCAACGGTGAAGGTTAATGCTGCGAACGGGAACGGCTCATGGATCAGCGTGGGCAACGGCGTGGGGGCTGGCTCAACAAGCTTCGAAGCAGCTGTTCCATGGAACCTGCTGGGAATACCCAGGGGAGAGTACACCTACCTGGTGGTAGCAGTCTACTATGATAACGCGCTGGTTGAGTGGTCTTCAAGGCTTGGCTTAACACATCAGCTACAGGTTCCAATAGAAGCTGTCACAGGAACCATAGTGTTCGAAATGGATGATCCCGTGGGCGACGACGACGGCGCGGGAGGCTACACCTACCCATCCAACCCCGTGTTCGCGCCTGGAGTGTTCGACCTGGTTAAATTCCAGGTTACCGACGCAGGGGACAAGGTAGTGTTCACCATTGCTTTCAGAAACCTGGGCGGTAACCCGTGGGGAGGCCCTAATGGGTGGAGTATGCAGCAGGTGCACATATACGTTCACACAACAATGAGCGGCGGTAAAACCGATACCTACGGTTTAAACGTGAAGATAGCTGAGGAGCACGCATGGCACATGGCCCTCATCGTTGCGCCCGGCTGGGGCTCGGACCCTGTTCCAATCGGCGAGAAAACCGGTATATACTACTATGATAAGGAGTTGCCGACGGCTCAGGGAGGAGACTTCAAAGTGTACGCTGACACAGGCAATAACAGGATCATCGTGGAGATACCTAAGTCAATGCTTTACGATGCCGGCAACATTGATAAGTGGATCTACACGGTCGCGGTTACAAGCCACGATGGCTACTCGCCAAGCAAGATAAGGGCTTTCCAGATCGGCGGCGGAGAATGGGTCGTAGGGGTTCCATCAGACTATGCTCTAGCAGTCCTCAACAACGTCCTACCATACGTGCTCGACCTGCTGGCGGAGACTAAGGAGGACCAGTACAGCATGCTCCGGAGCTACAGTGTTGAAGCCAAGACCCTCGCCACTGTGAGAGGTGTTGGAGCAGTCGTGCAGCCTACGGAGACAACTACAACCACCACGACTACTGAAACAGAAACCACGACAACCACTGAGACAACAACCCCCACTACAACCACGACCGCCCCGACAACTACAATAACGTCTCCAGCCACAACCACGGAGCCAACCACCCCGGCACAGCCCTTCGATTACACCTTAATCATCATCGTAGTGGTCGTGTTAATAGTGGTAGGATTGACAGCCTTCCTGTTCATGAGGAGGAGGCCTTAG
- a CDS encoding site-2 protease family protein produces the protein MFKYMDVFATALTAILALWLVLNALLRFSKKLTGSSSVELKYGVILILRKKSALETSRVFKKLSYVFTGLFALSLGLFLYFSVNTVVSRVVSNAPGAVLLIPGVNIKGLDILYFIIAVSIAAITHEYFHAKTAVSNGVEVKSFGFMIAFILPLAFVEVSEERFNPSPLKAKTSILAAGVAVNFIIGLAFLAIILLSSTPALYVLGVEQGGLAESLGISSGDILLTINGTRLAGFESLRSILSSSSEGVLVLEVLKPNGEVVVKQFYKNSTPVKLGVNLTETRVPAEGLARLLGYSSSTGLLKAFSWIYLVNFNLALINAAPIFITDGGRIVYEVLGNKLGLIVNSMCTVILVLMIAPIPF, from the coding sequence GTGTTTAAATACATGGACGTGTTCGCAACAGCGTTGACCGCGATCCTAGCGCTGTGGCTAGTGCTTAACGCACTGCTCAGGTTTTCGAAAAAGCTTACGGGAAGCAGCAGTGTAGAGTTGAAGTACGGGGTCATCCTCATCCTTAGGAAGAAATCTGCTTTGGAGACGAGCAGGGTTTTCAAAAAGCTGAGCTACGTCTTCACGGGGTTGTTCGCGCTCTCCCTCGGGCTATTCCTATACTTCTCCGTCAACACTGTTGTTTCAAGAGTTGTGAGCAATGCTCCGGGAGCAGTCTTATTGATCCCGGGGGTTAACATAAAGGGTTTGGACATACTCTACTTCATAATCGCTGTAAGCATTGCGGCAATCACTCACGAATACTTCCACGCTAAAACAGCTGTTAGCAACGGCGTGGAGGTTAAGTCCTTCGGATTCATGATAGCATTCATCCTTCCACTAGCCTTTGTCGAAGTCTCAGAGGAGAGGTTTAACCCCTCGCCTTTGAAGGCTAAGACGAGCATTCTAGCAGCAGGCGTTGCAGTAAACTTTATCATCGGGCTGGCCTTCCTAGCCATAATTCTCCTCTCGTCAACACCTGCCCTCTACGTGCTAGGGGTTGAGCAGGGGGGTTTGGCGGAATCCCTGGGGATTTCAAGTGGTGACATACTGCTAACCATTAACGGGACCAGGCTGGCGGGTTTTGAAAGCTTGAGAAGCATTCTCTCAAGCAGTAGCGAGGGCGTGCTTGTTCTAGAGGTTTTGAAGCCTAACGGGGAAGTAGTTGTCAAGCAGTTCTACAAGAACAGCACCCCCGTGAAGCTCGGGGTCAACCTGACCGAGACAAGGGTGCCGGCTGAAGGGTTAGCAAGGCTCCTCGGATACTCATCATCAACAGGGTTGTTGAAAGCGTTCTCATGGATATACCTGGTAAACTTCAACCTAGCATTGATCAACGCCGCCCCCATATTCATAACGGACGGCGGGAGAATAGTCTACGAGGTGCTGGGGAATAAGCTTGGCTTGATCGTTAACAGCATGTGCACCGTAATCCTAGTGCTTATGATAGCCCCTATCCCGTTCTAA
- a CDS encoding nucleotidyltransferase domain-containing protein codes for MVREKVKKTPEFKEVVYNEAHWSLLRSLRREAIRIVEALAVTGLNPVVHGSVARGDVWEGSDIDVFIPYPVPSYKLEYVLDLSGLQVRKKYIVMATPANTPKAYIVLDDEERKTVSFPLADLKPREYEFYRFGGLLDKDGLARDRRVPGVNKKLVLIEPVANGHLESPVIGFESVVAEKLGISVETVLERVRVLSRRDSVGRTGVFLKHVLQPDETFEHAIQELARRSSIVRRALQR; via the coding sequence TTGGTCAGGGAGAAGGTTAAGAAAACGCCGGAGTTCAAGGAGGTTGTTTACAACGAGGCTCACTGGAGCCTGCTGAGGAGTTTGAGAAGGGAAGCTATTAGAATAGTTGAAGCCTTAGCCGTCACCGGGTTAAACCCCGTGGTGCACGGGAGCGTTGCAAGAGGCGATGTATGGGAAGGGAGCGACATAGACGTCTTCATCCCCTACCCGGTACCCTCGTACAAGCTGGAGTATGTTCTAGATTTGAGCGGGCTCCAGGTCAGGAAGAAGTATATTGTGATGGCAACCCCTGCAAACACTCCTAAAGCATACATCGTGCTGGATGATGAGGAGAGGAAAACCGTGAGCTTCCCCCTCGCGGATTTGAAGCCCCGCGAGTACGAGTTCTACAGGTTTGGGGGACTGCTCGACAAGGATGGATTAGCCAGAGATAGGCGGGTTCCCGGGGTTAACAAGAAGCTTGTGTTGATCGAGCCGGTTGCTAACGGGCACTTAGAATCTCCAGTGATAGGTTTCGAAAGCGTTGTAGCCGAGAAGCTCGGTATCAGTGTTGAAACAGTTCTCGAGAGGGTTAGGGTTCTCAGCAGGAGGGACAGTGTTGGGAGGACAGGGGTTTTCCTCAAACACGTGCTACAGCCTGACGAAACCTTCGAGCACGCTATACAGGAGCTTGCGAGAAGGAGCAGTATTGTGCGGAGGGCTCTCCAGCGTTAG
- a CDS encoding mRNA surveillance protein pelota has translation MKILEEDLKKGWIKILVEDEDDLWILYNLLSPGDIVYGRTSREVKQGEGGSSRRVSMTLGLRVEKLEFQEFSDRLRVRGIVVEGPEEFGVKGHYHTINLSPGDVLVVFKEKWSASELEALRRSSVKRRRVMLVNIDHDEACIAMLTEQGVVQLSEAYGRLPGKMYASGYDGLLRNYLEEVFMLVSEYASREKVDAVIVAGPGDLKNTLADLIRSGLKSLPVYVDSTSIGGCSGLNELLRRDVVKKAVSELSIIRAREVFEVFKKLVVEQPERVAYGVEEAYCAALMSAVDRLVVVSDLIKSGDEGVRNRVLETLDKAFSSKADVWIIPGRSDVGVEVSGFGGIIAVLRYPLQSKTC, from the coding sequence TTGAAAATACTTGAGGAGGATTTAAAGAAGGGATGGATTAAAATACTCGTCGAGGACGAGGACGACCTATGGATCCTGTACAACCTCCTGAGCCCAGGGGACATTGTCTACGGGAGGACGAGCCGCGAGGTGAAGCAGGGGGAGGGGGGCTCGAGCAGGAGGGTTTCCATGACCCTGGGCTTGAGAGTGGAGAAGCTTGAGTTCCAGGAGTTCTCTGACAGGCTGAGAGTTAGAGGTATTGTGGTGGAGGGGCCCGAGGAGTTCGGCGTGAAAGGACACTACCACACGATCAACCTCTCCCCCGGCGACGTCCTAGTGGTGTTCAAGGAGAAGTGGTCGGCCAGCGAGCTTGAAGCCTTGAGAAGGAGCTCTGTGAAGAGGAGGAGGGTGATGCTGGTGAATATTGATCATGACGAGGCATGCATAGCCATGTTGACGGAGCAGGGTGTTGTACAGCTCAGCGAGGCCTATGGGAGGTTGCCGGGTAAGATGTACGCTAGCGGGTACGACGGCTTGCTGAGAAACTACTTGGAAGAAGTGTTCATGCTTGTATCAGAGTATGCTTCAAGGGAGAAGGTTGACGCGGTCATTGTTGCCGGCCCAGGCGACCTGAAAAACACGCTTGCCGATCTCATACGCTCAGGGCTGAAGAGTTTACCAGTATATGTGGACTCAACCTCAATAGGGGGTTGCAGCGGCTTAAACGAGCTTCTTCGAAGAGATGTTGTCAAGAAAGCTGTCTCAGAGCTTTCAATCATAAGGGCTCGCGAAGTTTTCGAGGTTTTCAAGAAACTGGTTGTTGAGCAGCCTGAGAGGGTTGCTTACGGGGTTGAAGAAGCCTACTGTGCAGCATTGATGAGCGCTGTAGACAGGCTTGTCGTTGTCTCAGACCTGATTAAGAGCGGTGATGAAGGAGTTAGGAACAGGGTTCTCGAAACCCTTGACAAAGCATTCTCATCGAAAGCAGACGTTTGGATCATACCTGGGAGATCGGATGTTGGCGTTGAAGTAAGCGGTTTCGGAGGCATCATAGCGGTTTTAAGATACCCGTTGCAGAGCAAGACCTGCTAA
- a CDS encoding DNA-directed DNA polymerase, with product MLLDFYLLDVSYEVVSQEPHIIIWGVTRDGKRVLLRDRGFRPYFYAILREKANAEAVARRIIGLSERSSPIIKAEPVEKKFYGKPVNALRITTVIPESVRRYREKVKEIPEVAEVVEADIRFSLRYILDHHLRPCGWHRVEVEARGKNPVYRVEEEYEVKGEITPLEDWSTPELRIMAFDIEVYSETGSPKPDRDPVIIIGVLTSNGVFKQFLADGFNDKNAIMEFARFIQTYDPDIVVGYNSNRFDWQYLLERASTLGLRLDVGRKRDSPPSTSTYGHVSVAGRLNVDLYDFADEIPEIKIKSLDVVADYLGVMKRDSRVLIDYVDFPKYWNDPSKKGLLLKYNEDDVRSTMGLAEKFLPFAMQLSNITRLPLDQVGAASVGYRLEWFLMHEALLNNELIPNREEKEAETYKGAVVLTPLKGIHENIAVLDFTSMYPNIMIKYNVGPDTIDRSGGCSIASHYIAPEVGHCFRREPPGFFKNVLSMLLGLRKQLRSEMKKYPPTSMEYRLLDERQRAVKILANATYGYMGWLGARWYCRECAEAVTAWGRTMITTVINRAREMGLKVIYGDTDSLFVENDPVKVKNLVEYVEKELGFEIKIDKIYERVFFTEAKKRYAGLLTDGRVDIVGFEAVRGDWTELAKEVQENITSILLREKNVDKAVEYVKTVIADLMQYKIPLEKMVIWKTLTKKIEEYDVESPHVSAARKLERKGLKIDVGDKVGFVIVKGAGKISERAEPFSLVKDPRLVDVNYYIEHQVVPAALRILEYFGITEDDLKKIASTAGKKSLFDYLGKR from the coding sequence ATGCTGCTGGATTTCTACCTGCTGGACGTCAGCTACGAAGTGGTTTCCCAGGAACCCCATATCATAATATGGGGTGTTACAAGGGATGGTAAGAGGGTTCTTTTAAGGGACAGGGGGTTTAGGCCGTACTTTTACGCTATTTTACGGGAGAAAGCGAATGCTGAAGCCGTTGCGAGAAGGATTATTGGCTTATCAGAGAGATCCTCGCCCATTATAAAGGCTGAGCCTGTTGAGAAAAAATTCTACGGTAAACCCGTTAACGCTTTAAGGATAACGACCGTGATACCGGAGTCTGTTAGAAGGTATAGGGAGAAGGTTAAGGAGATACCTGAGGTTGCCGAGGTTGTTGAGGCTGACATAAGGTTCAGCCTGAGATACATTCTCGACCATCATTTAAGACCGTGCGGATGGCACAGGGTGGAGGTTGAGGCCAGGGGTAAGAACCCGGTGTACAGGGTTGAGGAGGAGTACGAGGTTAAAGGAGAGATCACGCCTCTCGAGGACTGGTCGACCCCGGAGCTCAGGATCATGGCTTTCGATATCGAAGTCTACAGTGAAACAGGGTCTCCTAAGCCTGACAGAGACCCTGTCATAATAATAGGTGTTCTAACAAGTAACGGAGTCTTCAAGCAGTTCCTGGCCGACGGATTCAACGATAAGAACGCTATCATGGAGTTCGCCAGGTTCATCCAGACCTACGACCCGGACATCGTCGTAGGGTATAATAGCAACAGGTTTGACTGGCAGTACCTCCTGGAAAGAGCCAGCACGCTGGGCTTGAGACTGGATGTAGGGAGGAAGAGGGATTCTCCCCCGTCGACAAGCACTTACGGGCACGTCTCCGTGGCCGGGAGGTTGAACGTTGACCTTTACGATTTCGCGGATGAGATACCCGAGATCAAGATCAAAAGCCTCGACGTTGTCGCAGACTACCTGGGAGTGATGAAGAGGGATTCAAGGGTTTTAATAGACTACGTGGACTTCCCGAAGTACTGGAACGATCCTTCCAAGAAAGGGTTGCTTTTAAAGTACAACGAGGATGATGTCCGCTCGACGATGGGGTTGGCTGAAAAATTCCTCCCGTTCGCGATGCAGTTATCGAACATTACCAGGCTCCCGCTTGACCAGGTTGGGGCTGCGAGCGTGGGGTACAGGCTTGAATGGTTCCTGATGCACGAGGCGTTGCTGAATAACGAGCTAATCCCTAACAGGGAGGAGAAGGAGGCTGAAACATACAAGGGTGCCGTGGTGTTAACGCCTTTGAAAGGAATACATGAGAACATAGCGGTGTTGGATTTCACGAGCATGTACCCTAACATAATGATCAAGTATAACGTGGGCCCTGACACCATTGATAGATCAGGCGGGTGCAGCATAGCCAGCCACTACATAGCACCCGAGGTCGGGCACTGCTTCAGGAGGGAACCCCCCGGCTTCTTCAAGAACGTTCTCTCAATGCTCCTCGGCTTGAGAAAGCAGTTGAGGAGTGAGATGAAGAAATACCCGCCGACAAGCATGGAGTACAGGCTGCTTGATGAGAGGCAGAGAGCGGTTAAAATCCTGGCTAACGCGACATACGGTTACATGGGCTGGCTCGGGGCCAGGTGGTACTGCCGCGAGTGCGCTGAAGCTGTCACAGCCTGGGGCAGGACGATGATCACAACAGTGATCAACAGGGCGAGGGAGATGGGTTTGAAAGTAATATACGGCGACACCGACTCCTTGTTCGTTGAGAACGACCCTGTGAAGGTTAAGAACCTCGTGGAGTACGTTGAGAAGGAGCTGGGCTTCGAGATAAAGATTGACAAGATTTATGAGAGAGTCTTCTTCACCGAGGCTAAGAAGCGTTACGCGGGATTGCTCACGGATGGCAGGGTAGATATAGTCGGGTTCGAGGCTGTTAGAGGGGATTGGACAGAGCTCGCTAAGGAGGTGCAGGAGAACATTACCAGCATCCTCCTGAGAGAGAAGAACGTGGACAAGGCTGTTGAATACGTGAAAACAGTCATAGCCGACCTGATGCAGTACAAGATACCGCTTGAGAAGATGGTCATATGGAAAACCCTTACCAAGAAGATTGAAGAATACGATGTGGAATCACCACACGTCTCTGCTGCGAGAAAGCTTGAGAGGAAAGGGTTAAAGATAGATGTAGGGGATAAGGTAGGGTTCGTCATAGTTAAAGGAGCTGGGAAAATATCGGAGAGAGCTGAGCCCTTCAGCCTCGTCAAGGATCCAAGACTGGTGGATGTCAACTACTATATTGAACACCAGGTAGTGCCTGCAGCGCTGAGAATACTGGAGTACTTCGGGATCACGGAGGATGATTTAAAGAAGATTGCTTCAACAGCGGGTAAGAAGAGCTTGTTCGACTACCTTGGGAAACGCTAG